The following coding sequences lie in one Tichowtungia aerotolerans genomic window:
- a CDS encoding PTS sugar transporter subunit IIA, with amino-acid sequence MDIQLSDCLSRENVLFEIQTESRDEALSLLVDQLFRAEDGFNQPDALQALKEREAVLPTVIAPGVALPHARLAEMDHPLVAIATARHGIVFDVDKDPVNLILLVLTPKNDPSAYLRILSMLSSVLKDVDVPKFIAEASVDDLCNLFKAGADGHDYLTAADVMNKHPVTLLESDTLNRAVHELCSLQLPDLPVVDEEGDLRGIISMEDLLKQSLPEHLLWMEDLTPILRFEPFADMMKKDHETKLADFMREDQVTVTAETPAVQLAKIFLRQGVRQIQVLEGRRLVGVVDLVGFATKLFWA; translated from the coding sequence ATGGATATCCAGTTAAGTGACTGTCTGAGCCGGGAAAATGTTCTTTTTGAAATCCAGACCGAGTCCAGAGACGAGGCCCTCTCGCTGCTGGTTGATCAGTTGTTCCGTGCAGAAGATGGGTTTAACCAGCCGGATGCACTTCAGGCGCTTAAGGAGCGTGAAGCGGTTTTGCCGACTGTTATTGCGCCCGGGGTGGCATTGCCGCATGCCCGGTTGGCTGAGATGGACCATCCCTTGGTGGCCATTGCCACGGCCCGCCACGGGATTGTGTTTGACGTCGATAAGGATCCCGTGAACCTGATTCTGCTGGTGCTGACTCCCAAAAATGATCCCAGTGCCTATTTGCGTATTCTTTCGATGCTGTCTTCGGTGCTGAAGGATGTGGATGTCCCGAAGTTCATAGCAGAGGCCTCCGTGGATGATCTGTGCAACCTGTTTAAGGCCGGAGCAGATGGGCATGATTACCTGACAGCTGCTGATGTGATGAACAAACATCCGGTGACCCTGCTGGAAAGCGATACGCTGAATCGAGCGGTTCATGAACTCTGTTCGTTGCAGCTGCCGGACCTTCCGGTTGTCGACGAAGAGGGAGACCTTCGCGGGATTATCAGCATGGAGGATCTTCTTAAACAGAGCCTCCCGGAACATCTTCTATGGATGGAAGATTTGACGCCGATTCTGCGCTTTGAACCGTTTGCGGACATGATGAAAAAGGATCATGAAACCAAGCTGGCTGATTTTATGAGGGAAGATCAGGTGACGGTTACGGCAGAAACCCCGGCGGTTCAGCTTGCCAAGATCTTTTTGAGACAGGGGGTTCGGCAGATTCAGGTTCTTGAAGGTCGACGGCTTGTCGGCGTGGTTGATCTGGTCGGGTTTGCCACCAAGCTGTTTTGGGCATAA
- a CDS encoding nitronate monooxygenase, which produces MYLRFLLKDCHRYSQTRSHTACLIKTNPPTIIQGGMGAGISNWRLAQAVSQTGQLGVVSGTALGAIISRRLQDGDPDGLIRGALEHFPFPRMAQRVMDIFFIPGGKPTATPYRPCLMHDLSGRREPDELSIVGNFVEVFLARQGHNNPVGINYLEKLQLPHMASIYGALLAGVAVIIMGAGIPLAIPNVLSALTHHAEATYPVHIEGADGKTETFNMVFDPAQFAEDTPLPPLLSRPDFLPIVSSETLASLLLRRIPDGIDGFIVESNLAGGHNAPPRGAATISSKGEPVYGPRDDAKLSAFRDLGLPFWLAGSVGSPDGLKTALREGACGIQAGTVFALCTESGLRPDIRHQLIRLALSGKSPIFTDPLASPTGFPFKVAELDGSLSDARSYDLRQRICDLGFLRQPYRRADGSIGYRCPAEPFASYKAKGGKEADTVGRKCLCNALIANVGMPQQLPDGTDELCLITMGTDLAGIDRFCTDDNIDFSAGDVVRTLLKTEDA; this is translated from the coding sequence ATGTATTTACGCTTTCTTCTGAAGGATTGTCATCGCTATTCCCAAACCAGGAGTCATACTGCCTGTCTTATTAAAACAAACCCACCAACCATTATTCAGGGCGGAATGGGGGCCGGCATCTCAAACTGGCGTCTTGCACAGGCCGTTTCACAGACCGGTCAACTGGGCGTTGTCTCAGGAACAGCTCTCGGCGCAATCATTTCTCGACGCCTTCAGGATGGCGACCCGGATGGACTCATTCGAGGAGCGCTTGAACACTTTCCGTTTCCCCGCATGGCACAACGAGTGATGGATATCTTTTTCATCCCCGGCGGGAAACCGACAGCCACTCCATATCGTCCCTGCCTCATGCATGACCTGAGCGGCCGACGCGAACCGGATGAGCTCAGCATCGTCGGAAACTTTGTCGAAGTATTCCTCGCCAGACAGGGACACAACAACCCCGTCGGCATCAATTATCTCGAAAAGCTTCAACTGCCTCATATGGCATCAATCTACGGCGCACTGCTGGCCGGAGTCGCCGTCATTATTATGGGGGCTGGAATTCCCCTGGCCATTCCGAATGTCCTGTCCGCACTGACGCACCACGCAGAAGCAACCTATCCGGTTCACATTGAAGGTGCAGATGGAAAAACCGAAACCTTCAATATGGTTTTTGATCCTGCACAGTTCGCCGAAGACACTCCTCTACCACCCCTGCTTTCACGACCGGATTTTCTGCCGATAGTTTCATCCGAAACCCTGGCATCGCTTCTCCTGCGCAGAATCCCGGACGGCATTGACGGATTTATCGTCGAAAGCAATCTGGCCGGCGGACACAACGCTCCGCCGCGCGGAGCGGCAACGATCAGCAGCAAAGGCGAACCTGTTTACGGACCGCGCGACGATGCCAAACTCTCAGCATTCCGAGACCTCGGGCTTCCCTTCTGGCTGGCCGGCTCCGTCGGCTCTCCCGACGGACTGAAAACGGCACTGCGCGAAGGAGCCTGCGGCATTCAGGCGGGAACCGTTTTTGCACTCTGTACAGAATCCGGACTGCGCCCCGATATCCGACACCAGCTCATCCGCCTTGCACTCTCAGGGAAATCGCCAATCTTCACGGATCCTCTCGCATCACCGACCGGATTTCCGTTCAAAGTCGCAGAACTCGACGGAAGCCTGTCAGACGCCCGCAGTTATGATCTTCGCCAGCGCATCTGCGACCTCGGCTTTCTGCGCCAGCCCTACCGTCGTGCCGATGGAAGTATCGGCTACCGCTGCCCGGCCGAACCATTCGCTTCCTATAAAGCCAAAGGAGGGAAAGAAGCAGACACCGTCGGACGAAAATGTCTCTGCAATGCACTCATCGCCAATGTCGGCATGCCGCAGCAGTTGCCCGACGGAACCGATGAGCTGTGCCTGATTACCATGGGGACGGACCTCGCCGGCATTGACCGGTTCTGCACAGACGACAATATCGACTTCTCAGCAGGCGATGTCGTTCGCACACTGCTTAAAACCGAAGATGCTTAG